The genomic region GGATCTGCCCGGAGAACCCTGCCCTCTCCTCCAAGTGCTAATCCGAGGCCAAGAGCGTGAAAATAGCCGCCTGCGACAACAACATAGGCGTCTACAAGGTTTTCAAGCCTTACTAGTCTGTAATAGTAGCAGCCGAGAACCGGCTCCACGGCCCGGACAGAGTACCCACTCCTTGAAAGCTCGAGAGCAAGCTGCTTTGCAAGAGACTCGTGCTGGACAGAGTATCCTACCGCTATCCTCGAATTGGTTCCTAGTAACTCCTTTATCAGGGAGGCCAGCTTTGATGGATCTCCGCCTATGTATTCGCCTGGAACAAAGTGAACGAGCTTGTTAAGATAGTTTTTCGCAGAGTAGCTACAATTGTTGCCAATACATATAGGATATGCATATGGGCCGTGGCCGAGGTGCACTATGAGCACATCATTGCCGATATATTTTACATCATCAATACTAATAGAGCACGAACCAAATACTGGCTCAAGCTTTAAGCCGATTTCCACTCTAATATCATTGCTTAGTAGGCACTTTTCAAGAAAATCTGCCAGCCTTCGGGCAAGCCGAACGAAGCCTTGAGGAGCCTCAATATACACATGTTTTAATCGCGGATTAGCGCGCTTTATTCTTTCAACGACACCATCGAGGTCAAATAGATAAGAGTCAACTATGAACTTGCAGCCAGTGGTACCCAAGGCTAAGCACGCTTTATAACTACAAGGTACAAGAACCATACATGACTAACTATAAGCTTGCTCAAAAACATACCAATATTGAATATGGGTCAGAGAAAGAGTTACTGGCTCGCAGATTTCTGGAGCTCAGGCTTTAGCGGTATAATCCTTATTCTACTCGGCAGAGGTAGCTTGGACGCTCCTCTGCGTAATGCTTCTTTAGCGTGGTCTAGGTGTTCCTTGCGCACTCTTACCTCTAGGACTGCTTGGCCTGGATAGACACGGGCCGCTGTTCCAACAGGTTTACCGAATGCTTGCCTCATACCCTCTTGCAGACGGTCTGCACCAGCAAACGCCATCATTTTATGCTCGCGTAGAACGTGGTGCGGATATACACGTACACGGAACAAGTAGTTCGTGTCGCCAATAGTTGTTGAGAGATACTTGTGAACCATTACACGCGCTGCCTCAAGGGCGTTATGCCTTATCTGCCCTCTCTCCATCACGTATAGTTCTAACACATAATCATAATCACCGTGAGGGTTACCCATAGTGAACTTCTGGATCTTGGGCGGCGGTACACCATGGATATACTCCTGCCTTGTATAGGCTGGGCCGGAGAACGCCTTGGCCCTTCTCTTAGTAAAGCATCGTGCAGGCTTCTGTGGCATAACCCAGCGCCCTCCTTAGGTAATTCCCTGCTCTAGGCTCCTATTAGTGTACCGAGGTAATAAAGATAGTTGAGAAGGATGCTATTGCTGCGGCGAGGCAACAATTATGTGAGGATGAAGATTACCGTGAGAAACAATTCTGTCCTCTACTATACGCCATCTATTCTTTGACACAACTTCTTTTACTACAATGTGCTCCGTTGTTATCAATGCTATGCTTTTTCTAACAACACTTACTGCCTCTTGGAGGAAGTCACGATAAACTCTCCTCACCTCATGCGGGCTCCCTAACCTTATACCATAAGGAGGGTTTGAAACAACAACATCAGCCTCATCTATATAGCTACTCAGCTTCCTTGCGTCTCCCACAATGAAGCGTATGCGCTGATACACTTGCGCAGCCTTTGCATTGAGTTTTGCGCCTCTTATGTGACGCGGATTCTTATCCATACATATTATCTCCGAGTCTTCAAAGAGATACGCAGCTTCTATAGCAACAGTTCCACCACCACACATAGGGTCAAGTATTACATCTCCGTCTCTTGCCCCTGACAACACTAACATGGCATAGGCAAGTGTTGGCTTGAGCGCCGCTGGATGATCATATATTCTATAACCACGCCGATGCCATGAAAGGTCGCCTCCAAGTTCAATAGAGACTAGGACATCCTCATTTATCACATCAACAGCCACTATTATTGATGGGTAGTCAAGGTCTACTGGGGGTCTTTCAGAGAAGGCCTTACTAACAAGCTCTATAACAGCGTCCCCAGCTACGCGTGCTATATCAAGCGAAGTGTACTCGTGTAACCCGCTTCGTTCAGCCCTTATAGCGAAGGACGTTAATGGGGTTATGTATTTAGTTAGATCGGGATGCGTAACTACTTTTTTCAGCCCGTTCAAGCATTGTTGCTCAGCGCATACCTTTCCCCTGGAAACAAGAATTCTTGCACGATGGATTGAGCGAAGAGTTTCGATAAGTTCAATGCTGTCTCTAGGAACCGTCGCAACAACTCTTCCAAGTCCCTTACGAATATCTATGATTCTTGCCCCAAGTTTTGCAGATATTTCATCAGCAGCTATATCTTCTATGCCCGGATTTGTTGTAAAGATTACCTCAACCATACTCATTTCCTTCACCGCACCTTTCAACGAGACGTCTTATGCGCTTAAATAAATAGTAAAGCATCGACGCTTCTCCGATGGTTAGCTGAGATTTCCACAACAGGTGTTTTACTGCTGCCAACACGTGAGGTTGACGCTCCTTATCAATTATGTTTGCAACAATGTTTTCGATGACCGAGTACACTCTTTGTATTTGTTCCGACGGAGCAGATTCATGTAACCGTACTTTTCTAAGGGCTCGCCAAAGCTCGTAGAGAACTATCGCTACCGCATGGCTAAGGTTAAGTACTGGATATTCAGGGTTTGCAGGTATATGTATAAGTAGATGGCACTTAAGGATCTCTTCCCGTGTAAGACCTACACTTTCGCGGCCAAACACGATAGCTATGCTTTTGTATCGAGGTGCTATTTCTTCTGCAAATTCTCGTACATCGACAGCGTGCCGCAGAACGTCACTCTTTTGACCTATTTTTGCACTCGTACAAGCAGCCACATCGACGCCGGCAAGCGCCTCATTAAGACTGTGAACAACTTTTGCCTGGTCAAGCATATAGGCTCCATTGGCTGCGAATCTTCGAGCTTCATGACTTTGAGGATCTACCTTTGGATTGACAAGGAAGAACTCATCTACGGCAAAATTTGCTGAAAGTCTCGCTATAAATCCTAGGTTTATTTCGCCCTCAGTACCTACAAGTACGAGCCTTATCTTGTGCTCCGACATATAATCACCGCCTTTATATCTTCAAAGAAAAAGTGCTCGACGATCTCGCTGAGAGAAATCCCGTTGCACAACATATCCCTAAGTTCTTTATCGTTACCGCTGAGAGACGAGTATACAAGCACCAGGCAACCCTTACCGAACTTTTCAAGAAACAATGCGAGTGCGCGTTTTGCCTCGCGCAGGCCACCGCTCCATGATAACCCGATAAGACCTTCATCGCTTACCGGAAGATATGGCGTGTTATAGACGATTATAGCTGGTTTTCTCGTGCTTCTGAGGCAAGTCATGTTGTCGCACTGGACTATATCTACGTATGCGTCAAGGCCTAGTTCACGTATATTGAGCCTTATGCATTCTATAGCGCAAGGATTTATATCAATCGAGATGCCATATTTCTCGAACATTCTCAGACAATAGATCCCTAGTATGCCTGTGCCGGCACCTATGTCGACACATAGCTCTGGGCCGATGTCTTCCTTGCCGAGTTTCTCAATAGCCTTAATTGCTAGGAACGTATCCTCCGCCGGCTCATACACGTTGCCACATGTATATATGTAATCGTTTTCTATAAAGACCTTGTACATTTTGCTAAACTCGCTGCAAGTGTATCCAATTTGTTTCAAGCCTTTGACCTCTACAATCGTATAATAATTGTTCCCGTTTTGCAACTGCACAACAATTCATGTATTCAATTCCAATATTTCTGTGAAGAAGTTGGGCGGTAATTCATATACCCTCTTATTAGAAAGATCATATTTCTTCACAATACTTTGTGGAATCTCGCCTAGACACTGTCTTGCTATCTTTAGGGCTTTCTTATTTCTCTGCGAGAAAAAGCATCTAGTTACCTCTTCAACCTTGCTTACTACTCTGTTTTTGACACCATTTTTGGGCACTAGTTCAACAATCTGCGAAAACACCTTAGGGCGAGGCTTAAAAGCCGAAGGCGGAACAACCATATGCTTAACGACATCGTAGACTAGTTGCACAAGCACTGTGATTCTTCCATACTTGGGTGTTCCTGGTCTAGCACCGAGTCTATCAGCTACCTCTTTTTGAATTAAAAGAAGCACAGGCTTCTGGAACTCTGAGACAATAAGCCGGATAAGTGGCCCCGTTATATTGTATGGAATGCTCCCGTACGCAGCGTCAAAGCCTTTAAGCCTCAGGGGAGGGGAAAGCGCGTCACCATGCACAGCTTGAAGTGCCTCGGCGATAAGGCTTAGAGAAGAAAGATTTTCTAGCAGCCTAGTATCAATCTCCAAGCCTACTAATAACTCTACATTACATGTTCTTAGGATTTGGGCTGTGAGAGACCCTGTTCCGGGGCCTATCTCAAGAAGCCTGCGAAAACGGCATGCCCACTTAGCAAAAAACGAGCTTACACGACGTGATACGAGAAAATGCTGGCCAAGCCTCTTTCTAGGCCGTATTCCCTCCATAGTATTAGAGTTCCTCGTCCTCTCTTTGCTTACCTACACGCTCATACAATACTTCTAAATAGTTTAGGAACATGGGTGGCACAACATCTTCTCTTTCACGGCGCGGAGGCCGTATAAACAGGTAGTATTTCTGTCCTCCCTTAAGCTCTTCTATTATCCTCTCAGTGATGACTTTAACGGGGTCTATGTGAACACGTTCCTTTATGTCCTCATAGCTCTTAAAGGGCTCACGCTCCCTAGCCTTAATTATCTTTTCAACAGTCTTCTTTCCCACACCCGGCAAGAGTTCAAGACTATGAAACCTGATGTTTATCGGGCCTGCTATGTTAAAGAATTCCACGAAGACTTTTTCCTTTTTACGCACAATTTCCTCCACTATTGTAGGAAGCATGCTCTTGGCGAAAGACGTTAAGTCATCGTACTCTATTTCCGCTTCGACACGGAATATTTTGAGGCGCTTCTCCGCTATAGGTCCAACATAGACTCTCTCTCCTACTTCGAGAGAGGCTCCACGCCTCGGTAAAGCCTCAAGTAGGAGGAAATAGTCTTCACCTATAAGTTGGACTACTGGCTGAGTACGGTGTTTGGGATGCTTATCAGACGGGTTTCCCATCGGTAGATAATCAAGAACGTATGCATACTCCTCGTGCGGCTTACGTTTATGTCGTGAGCGCTGGAAATGTTGTCGCTGCTGAGCCAAAGAATAGTCCCCCTCCTTTTATCTTTGATTATGAAGGAATATAAGCTAACTCATTAATCGTGGATGACTAAGGCTAGAAAGAATTGGTTCTTAACAATCGTGTCATTGATTAGAGTTAGAATAAACATTCTCGAATCGTAATATTTTTAAGCTTATTCAGATTCTTGACAGTATTTTCGAAGGACTTCTAGGGCTTGTTCTATTTTTTCCTCATCATAGCCGCCATCGATGTCGCCAAGAAGTGCCTTTGCTTCTTCGAGCTCTGTCGGAACCGTGTTTATAAGCATAGCAGCCGCGAACTCGCTGAACCCTACTTCTTGTAGCTCTTTGAGCGCCTTTTCCGCGTTCTCTGGGCTACACTTCGAGAATTTGGCAACATACTCGTATGTTCGGGCAACTATAGGGTTTTCATTTACAAGCTCTTTTATGTTCTCGAGTATCTTCTTTGCCACTGGATTAGGCACATAGTTTGAAGATATAATTTCTACCATTGAGTCCACCTTGAAAACTTAGCTAATGTCTATAGAGGCTAAAGCCTGGATAGAAAATTCGCAATCGGTGCTTAGGCTTTTTCGCTGCTCGGCGGCGTTAGTGCTTCTGGCGGAACTGGCCGAAGGTGCTCGGGGCGTATGAAGAGTGTTTTTACTTTGCTGCCAACCTTGACTTGTACTATGTATGCTTTTCCGCGCTTACCAACAACAATACCAACCTTGCCGTGGTATCGTCGATGCGGCATTCCTTTCATTATCGACGGGTTCACGATGATGTAGACCCTGTCTCCCGGCTTATACTCATGCATTAGAAGGCTTAGCGGTGGCACTGCTCCTCTTTCACGTATGTGTTTTTTGAACACCTTCCTTGTTCTATGCCGGTACCCCTTGGACGGCTTCACGCTTGACCCCCGCTCCCGCCTATGTGCACCGGTACGTTATATGCTTGACCGGGAGCAGGTGTTAAATCTTAACACCAATAACGTCAAGTTCTACGCACAAGGCCTTGGCTCCGAGATATTCGGAGAAGCTTGGAGAAGTGTCACCCTCGTCTCCACTTACAAGCTCTTTTATGTAGAGTCCTCCCTCGGCTACGATAATCGCTTCGAAAACATTTGCCGCAAGTTTTCTTGCATCGACACTGTACACTATCCTTTCGCGCACAATGTCTGGGCGACGATGCCTTACCCTACGCGGCGTTCTCTGCCGTATCTCCCTCATCCTAAAGAATTCCTCGAGACCGCGCAACTCTTCATCGGAAATCTCTTTCTCGACAACTATTAGTGCTTTATACACTTTGGCCTTCTTCTGGTCGCTAGACTTAAGCTCAACAACATCCTTGCGCACGGCTTCCCCACTAAGCTCGACACTTACTAGGCCATTCGTGCTTTTCTCGACAGAAGCTGCAGCCTCATGAAGACCGACAAGCCTCTTTCTAGGCCTCTTGAGTTCTACTATGAATGGTCTCCCTGTGCCAAGCATTCTCGCGTCGGCGTCCTCTCTACCCGAGGCATGAAGCACGAGTTCATCCGCGTCGTAGAGGTCTAGGAGAGGGCTAAGAGCCTCCTCAACGCTTAATGGATAGCGTTTCTCTCCTCTTCGCGTAATCCAGAAGGACTGCGATATTCTTCTACTAGTTTTCCAGTATCTTCCCTTGAGGAGCAAGGGCATTATCTGTAATTCTACATCGCCGCCCGGAATATGTACAGCTATCACGACATCGGGGTTCACAAAGTTTGGTTTTAATTCTGTTTTTGCTTGTATAATTTTACTTACTTCACGTTTTACCTCGGAACCTATGGACTCGGCGTGGGATAGACCATAGCGCTGCTTAAGAGTGTCCTCACGGACTCTTATCTTTTCATCTATTTTTGCAGCTACAAGGAAGCTCCGGGTCTCTATGAGGCGGAGCTGCTTAAGACTCTCCTCGCCGGCTCTCTGTATCCATTTATCAAGCTCTGAGCCACAGATATAGCATTTCCGAGGCTCTAGCTGTTTTCCGAAGAGTTCTTCGTAGAGCTTTGAGGCTTGGGGCCCTATATTCGGCGCTAGTTGTTCGAAGAGCCTGGCCGCTTCCTTGTCGCCTTCTCTTATACGCGCATGAAGCCCCATTACTACCAGGCGCTTAATAGCATCACCACGCTCCTTGTTACTCCACCCTCTCCCGAGAAGCGCGAACATCCTGCCCAGGCATCTATCACAGAGAGGATAATCCCTTAGTATAGCAACAGCTTTCTCTACTATATCACAGGCCTTGCTAGCATCGCTTTCTGCACTGTTCATCATTCACAACCATTATTGCTGAGAGGAGCCACCAGGGCTTTAAACCAATATCCTTAACCTCTTCTTCGTCAAGCATGATGCAGTTAGGACATGTTTCCTGCCCCTTTAGGTAGCTTATTATGTTAAGACAGCCCACCTTTTGAGAAACCATCTCGTTATCGACTTTGCGGAGAACGACGCCCGGCCATGGCTTGCCATTCTTAATTGTGTTTATGAATCCTTGGAGATTCTTCTCACCGGGTCTTAGCCACCTAACTCGTTTGCCATCAACGCTTAGAACATATCTCAGACAGTTGCCCCTAATGCGCTCATTTATCATTGCTTCATATGTTACCCAGTATCGAATAGAGTTAGAGAGGAATAGTGCTGAAGAGAGTCCAAGGGCGGCGCGAAGAAATGCTTTCTCATCGCACCGCGTAACGTAAATTACCTTAACCTGGTAGTCTCCCTGACTTGACGAGTTTTTCAAGTATATCCTTCCTCTTCTTAAGTGTCCTCATCATCCTTTTCACCGTCTTATAGTAGTTATAGAGTTCTCTCACGTCGCTTGTTTCAACACCCGCACCTATCGCGATCCGCTTGACGCGTGAGCGTTGTTCAAGCAGTTCAGGGTTATCGAGCTCCTCATACGTCATGGAATTGATTATCGTTATCCACTTCTTTGTCTTCTCTTCACTGAGTTTGGCCGCATCATCGACAGACTCTATGAGGGACGAGATGCCGGGAATCATTTGGAGGACTTTTCTAAATGGTCCCAGCTTGCGTACCTGCTCTATCTGCCTATATATTGTTCTAAATGTTATTTTGCCAGAGAGCATCTCGGCAACGGTTTTCTCGAAGTCTTTTGCGCTTTCAAGCCTCTCTATTCTCTCCAAGAGAGACTCTAGGTCTCCCATTCCAAGCAATCGAGCTACGAAACGCTTAGGCCGGAAAACCTCTATCTCGCTAATATCTTCGCCTGTGCCGATGAACTTTATCCTTGCACCTGTCGCCGCAACGGCTGAGAGGGCTCCACCGCCCTTAGCTGTACCATCCATCTTCGTGATGACTATGCTCCCAATAGGTGTTGCCTCATGGAACCTCTTTGCCAGGTCGTAGCTCTTCTGACCCATAGCCGCGTCTATGACGAGCATGACTTCATCCGGTTTTACTGCCGCCGCAATATCCTTCATTTCTTTCAACAAGTACTCTTCCTCACCATAGCCATGGCGGCCCGCAGTATCAATTATTATCACTTCAGCACCCCGCTTCTTCAGCTCCTCTACTCCTCGCTTAGCAATTCCTATAGGGTCCTTAGATCCCGGCTCACCATAGAACATTGCGCCAGCGCGCTCAGCAAGCTGTCTCAGCTGGTCATATGCCCCAGGCCTATACGTGTCAGCAGCCACAACGCCGACCTTGTAACCCATATCTCGATAAAATTTCGCGAGCTTGCCCACAGTGGTCGTTTTACCGCTTCCCTGAACGCCAACCATCATTATGACGTATGGAGTATAGGGCGGCTTCACCTCTGGTTCGTAGTCTCCACCAAATAGTTTGCTCAGCTCCTCATAGGTTATCTTGACAAGCCATTCTCTCCTACTAACGCCTGGCGGAGGCTCACTCTTCAGAGCCTGCTCGCGAATACGCTTTGTGAGATCAAATACTATCCTAACATTCACGTCAGCAGCTATCAGTGCCTTCTGAAGATCCCTTATGTACTCGTTAATTATGCTCTCGTATGGACCGCTTCGTCTAAGTAACTTGCTAACGGCCTTACGCAGATCCTCGAGCCCCGGCAACTGCTAAACAGCCCCATTATTGTATTCTTACCGATCCAGCAATAATAAAGCTAGAAGAAAAGGAACAGATACAAAGGCCAGAGAGCAATAGAAAGCTCATACAAAAAGACTGGCTCCCTAGCATGGCAAAAAGATTAGCTCTTTGGCGCGCTCCTGACCTTTGCTATATAGTACTTACCCATAACTATCCAGTACTCTACCTCAGCACCTGGCTGTAGCTTGGAGCGCAGATCCTCATCCTTGGGCTTCTCGACCTCAAATGTGTCAAACGTCTCCATGTCCATGATCTGAACCATGTCGCCGAGGTCGGCTATTACTTGGCCAACCCTCTTATCGATTATCGGCACCTCGACGCGCGTGTCAACCGGAGCCACAAGAGTCTTCTTATTGCCCGAGAACAAGCAAACAGCAACAACATGTGCCTTAGCGCTACCATGTTTGCCCGTTTTCGCCTTGCTCATTTCAACTATTCTACAAGGCTCACCGTCTATCACGATATAGCTGCCAACACGTAGTTCTCCAAGAGTCGCATAGTTGACGCTCATACTAATCCCCAAGCTACCTAGCAAGAGCCACGGCCCGCATTTATAGCTTAGCCCCACATCTAGGCAATGATCCACGTTAACTATTTAACCCGGCTAAGGTAGAGGAGAACACCAACATGGTGCCGCGGTAGTATAGCCTGGCCTAGTATGCGGGCCTGTCAAGCCCGTGACCCGGGTTCAAATCCCGGCCGCGGCGCCATCCCTTCCTCCTTACTTCTTAATCGTACTATCACTACAGCAAATACTCGATTCTTTAATCACGGCTTAAGCTGAAAGAGTACCCCGATTCTTTTTGACACTTAGAGCGCGGATTACTACACAGCGTAATAATTCTACTACGCTGTAGAAGAACAATATAGCGAGAAAATAGAAGCGTCTTCCCTTGAGGGATGAACAGCGGGTTGCAGTCCGCACAAAGACGAAAAAGCATTGCTATGGTTGTTGGCCTAATCCACTTACTAATATTTAGTTCTTTCGTTATTGCTGAAAGCAACCAAAGCCGTAACAATTGTGAATTTTACGTTATAGATGCTTGGAAACTAGGTTTTGGAGAAAGAATATTCGTGGAAACCCTGCAAGGTATTGTTAATCGGGATAAGCCAGTTCTATACGTTTCTCACACTCCCCTAGACAAAATGATTGCACTCCAAGTCTTTCAAGACACTTTTGGCTGCAAGCCGATACCAGTTGAGCCTAACCCGGCTCTATTATTAAGAATGTTCTCAGATGAGATAAGAGGGTTAATTATCTACGATGAGAACATTCCCGGGGAAGCATATCTCGCAGCCAGTCTCGGAGGCGTCCTAGACTCCCTACCAGTTTCTCAGTACATGTTAGAAGAGCTTCAACATACAAGATATCCTATTGTTCTTGACTTACGTGGAGTTTTTAACGACACAATTTCTGTACATACATATCTGCTTAAGAATATAAAGATGTTCAACACTTCTTCGATAGTAGTTCTACCTTCGGGAGCTACAGCCTTAATCGATTTCGCTGTAAAATATAGGTACCCAATCGTGTCTCTGAGCCCTATTCCGCAGAAGGCTAAGGAAAGAGAGCTGCTAGACGAATTTCTTAGTAAAATACATGGCCTTTACGTGTATGGGTTCTTTCCGGATGGTGGAGCAGGTGAGTATTATGGTGTAAGACTTGTTAGTAGACACGGGTTTAGCTTAATAGTTGCATCGGACGCGCCTAGTCTTAGTTTTTCTGAATGGTTTAGAGACCACATAGGCAAGTTACCGCGCAAGGCTGCACCAAAGGGGAGACCGATAAATATAGACAATAACGGTATCTATGTTGCACTCGTCGTGAGCGATGGGGATAACATAGCATATTTAATGAATACATTGCCTTCGAAAGAGCGCTGGGGAAATAATCTAAGGGGTACCATACCCGTAACATGGACTATTAATCCCCTTACTGCTAGGCTAGCGCCACATCTACTACTATACTATTTACAAACAGCTTCGCCGAATGATACATTGGTTCCAGGGGTAAGCGGCGATGGCTACTACTATGGCTGCGATATGTCTCTTCGTAGCCTGAAACTACACGCTGCTGCCGCAAAGGAGCTTTCAAAAAAGATTGAAGCCGAATATGCAGTCTTTATCACGCCGGTTACTCGGCAAGTGCTTAATCTACATGCCTTCTATAGGGGCATTATAAGCCCTGTTCACCAGGCAAACGGGTTATGGGGCTATGTTCAAAGCGAACGCTTACCTCTACTCATATATGCTGTTCCAGTTACATACCATGATTACCGAGACGTACTAGGAAAAATTCTATCAATTAAGCAGAGACCTCTGGCGCTCGTGATTTATCTTGATGCTTGGAGCTTCAACATGAACCGTATATATGAGTTGACAAAATATCTGGAAAGCAATGGAGCAAGGATAGTTAACTTGACTGATCTCGTGGAAACCATTAGAACAGCGCCACAGCGCTTCAAAACTCCCTGGTGTAGCATCAAGCCAGAGCCACAAGTCTTTTTGGAACTCAGTAAGGATTACCACCAAGTACGAGTATATAGCTGGATTTCAGGAGAACTTCTTGCAGTCAGCCGTGCAGACCCCGCGATACTCGTAATTAATAATTCTGCACAGACTCTGAAACCTCTTGTACTAAGAAATTCTTCGACAAACATCACGTTAGTATTTAAAACGCCTAGTGCAAAAATCATTAGAATGTACCTTGTTAATGACCAAGGAGTATTAGTGAAAACATTGATAATTACTCAACACCCTATAAGTGTTAAAGTCGTTGATGCACTCCTTGACCAGCTTGACACAATGGCTTGGTCTCCTCACGGACCTCCAGGAGGAGGCTGCGAGGCTAAGGGGCCTAGATATTTCTCGATAATAGGCTCGCAACAAGTTATGCAGAGGCCCTTGGGCCCAGACCCTTACATTCTATGTGAAAATTGTAAAGGGGTAATCGTGTTTGATGATGGTTTTCCTCATCCCAAGGCACTGGCTCTTCTAGTAAAGAAAGCGCCTTATGACTATCTCCTCATAGACGCCTTTAGTAAAGGCGACACGGATAACGACAACGTGTCTGAATTACACACAGTCTCTATAAGTATAAATCTAGAACTAGAACCCGATAATTACGCAGAGTATGATGCGCAAATAATCCCGCTAGGACATGGGTGGAACGCCGAGCTCCCAATACTTAGCCCGCTTTTATTCCATAATTGTATTCTGGAGCCGCTTCTCGAAGATATAATATTTAAAACAGGGTTTTCTAAGGCAATACAATCATCATGCCAAATACCCTTATGTACACAGAAAGCATTAACAGTGACTACAACAATAACGACTAAGAGAATCCAGTACTATACAAAGACGCTGACCACTATAAGTAAAACAACGAGAACGATAACCGTGAAAACTACAAACATATTCACTATTACTAACACAGTAACAATAAACAAGACAATAGTAAGCAACACAACGATTACAGAGCCTGGGACAACAATAACTGTATTCGTCCCAAGCTCGAGCCCAGCACTGCCATTGCTGCTTCTTCTAATAGTTTTAGCAATAGTGCTCGTCTTTTTACAAATAAGGTGTACAAAACATAAATAAATCTTGCCATATAGCTGGTTAAGCAAGCTGTACTCATGGACTAGTTTATAAAGAACTGTAGCAGAGCCAGGGCTATTGAGAAGGGAGTTGATATGCCTATTGACTTTGCAACTACTTTATAATCTAATCCATATATCACTGCCACGACGATATTCATTGTTGCCGGAGGCATAAACGACTCTATTATGAGGCCTCGTATCCACAGTTCTCCTATCGCAGGGTTCACGGATAAGATAACTATTAGCGTAATAATTGGCTCTACTATGAGCCGCCACAGCGTTATCACGAGTACTGGTTTATCTAGTCCGAGTCCGCTTTGCCTAAGGGCAGCACCTACGAGGTAGAAGCTGATAAGCGTGGCTTCAGCACTTATTGTATAGAGGCTTGAAAGCGTTGAAACAACTTGATCCGGACACGTCGTCATGAATCCTCTCGACGCTAGGCCGGCGAGCAGTGCTATGAAGGGCGGGTACGCGATAATGGATCTTAGAACAATCCTAGCAACGCTTCCTTCTTCATTTCTCTTTTCTGCGCGATAGAGTCCCACTATTATCGGCACTATTATTGACGCGTGGATGCTTGCTATTGTCGAGTAAAGGGCTGCTGGGCCGGCATCGCCGTAAAGCATGAGCATTAACGGGATCGGCAAGAAGCCAGAGTTGTGTATTCCTGCAGCAAGGATAGCTGCTCCAATCGTTTTCTCCGAATACTCCCTAAGAATGCGAGGAACGAGTATCGCGGCCGAGCCTAGCGTTAGCCAGAACACAGCTGTGACTAGCACCGCGTACTGTACTATGATGCCGAGCTGCG from Pyrofollis japonicus harbors:
- a CDS encoding GxGYxYP domain-containing protein; this translates as MQSAQRRKSIAMVVGLIHLLIFSSFVIAESNQSRNNCEFYVIDAWKLGFGERIFVETLQGIVNRDKPVLYVSHTPLDKMIALQVFQDTFGCKPIPVEPNPALLLRMFSDEIRGLIIYDENIPGEAYLAASLGGVLDSLPVSQYMLEELQHTRYPIVLDLRGVFNDTISVHTYLLKNIKMFNTSSIVVLPSGATALIDFAVKYRYPIVSLSPIPQKAKERELLDEFLSKIHGLYVYGFFPDGGAGEYYGVRLVSRHGFSLIVASDAPSLSFSEWFRDHIGKLPRKAAPKGRPINIDNNGIYVALVVSDGDNIAYLMNTLPSKERWGNNLRGTIPVTWTINPLTARLAPHLLLYYLQTASPNDTLVPGVSGDGYYYGCDMSLRSLKLHAAAAKELSKKIEAEYAVFITPVTRQVLNLHAFYRGIISPVHQANGLWGYVQSERLPLLIYAVPVTYHDYRDVLGKILSIKQRPLALVIYLDAWSFNMNRIYELTKYLESNGARIVNLTDLVETIRTAPQRFKTPWCSIKPEPQVFLELSKDYHQVRVYSWISGELLAVSRADPAILVINNSAQTLKPLVLRNSSTNITLVFKTPSAKIIRMYLVNDQGVLVKTLIITQHPISVKVVDALLDQLDTMAWSPHGPPGGGCEAKGPRYFSIIGSQQVMQRPLGPDPYILCENCKGVIVFDDGFPHPKALALLVKKAPYDYLLIDAFSKGDTDNDNVSELHTVSISINLELEPDNYAEYDAQIIPLGHGWNAELPILSPLLFHNCILEPLLEDIIFKTGFSKAIQSSCQIPLCTQKALTVTTTITTKRIQYYTKTLTTISKTTRTITVKTTNIFTITNTVTINKTIVSNTTITEPGTTITVFVPSSSPALPLLLLLIVLAIVLVFLQIRCTKHK
- a CDS encoding AEC family transporter, which translates into the protein MLEQVVRLFAALFVFFLGFILGSTREGRRVSNIIAKLLLYLFIPAIIIYKVASTQLGIIVQYAVLVTAVFWLTLGSAAILVPRILREYSEKTIGAAILAAGIHNSGFLPIPLMLMLYGDAGPAALYSTIASIHASIIVPIIVGLYRAEKRNEEGSVARIVLRSIIAYPPFIALLAGLASRGFMTTCPDQVVSTLSSLYTISAEATLISFYLVGAALRQSGLGLDKPVLVITLWRLIVEPIITLIVILSVNPAIGELWIRGLIIESFMPPATMNIVVAVIYGLDYKVVAKSIGISTPFSIALALLQFFIN